A genomic region of Paroedura picta isolate Pp20150507F chromosome 4, Ppicta_v3.0, whole genome shotgun sequence contains the following coding sequences:
- the METTL18 gene encoding histidine protein methyltransferase 1 homolog produces the protein MRMAFQFNFSIENTAESKPETLEAGKPQEELVQKSLTLLEKQESQVEKQNNISSKENIFNQGLLSEMPVQVSEHSYLNKSCDGTLPETYSSPAAAKEHNIPTNISKFLENKVVETLPGQYHENISVVKSELPNCSHEGNILTKNICHSDLITGVYEGGLKIWECTFDLMDYFSEAEVPFAHKVVLDLGCGAGLLGITALKGKAESVHFQDYNSMVIEELTLPNVLVNCLCQNGGPSLEPCQERDFSQDLISKCKFFSGEWLGFSKLLLNSNAPLAKYDLILTSETIYNPDYYEALHETLSKLLKANGCVYLASKAHYFGCGGGVQLFTEFVKKKNVFSSRSVKVIDKGLKRVIIELVFKNPD, from the coding sequence ATGAGAATGGCATTTCAGTTCAACTTCTCTATAGAGAACACAGCAGAAAGCAAACCAGAGACTCTTGAAGCTGGAAAACCACAAGAAGAATTGGTACAAAAATCTTTAACCCTCCTGGAGAAGCAAGAAAGCCAGGTAGAAAAGCAAAATAATATTTcctcaaaagaaaatatttttaaccaGGGACTTTTATCCGAAATGCCTGTTCAAGTGTCAGAGCACAGCTATTTGAATAAAAGCTGTGATGGTACTTTACCAGAGACGTATTCTAGTCCTGCAGCTGCCAAGGAACATAATATCCCTACAAATATCAGCAAATTCTTGGAAAATAAGGTTGTGGAGACACTGCCAGGCCAGTACcatgaaaatatttcagtggtgaaGTCAGAACTCCCAAATTGCTCCCATGAAGGCAACATATTGACTAAAAACATTTGTCACTCAGATCTAATCACGGGTGTCTACGAAGGAGGTCTGAAAATATGGGAATGCACATTTGATCTCATGGACTATTTTTCAGAAGCTGAAGTTCCGTTTGCACACAAGGTAGTTTTGGACCTGGGCTGTGGGGCTGGACTACTGGGAATCACTGCATTGAAAGGAAAGGCTGAAAGTGTCCACTTTCAGGACTATAACAGCATGGTGATTGAAGAGTTAACACTGCCTAACGTGCTGGTCAACTGCCTTTGTCAGAATGGTGGTCCTTCTCTAGAGCCCTGTCAGGAAAGAGATTTCAGCCAAGATTTAATATCCAAGTGCAAGTTCTTTTCTGGGGAATGGTTAGGATTTAGTAAGCTTTTACTAAATAGCAACGCACCCTTAGCAAAATATGATCTCATACTCACGTCAGAAACTATTTACAATCCTGATTACTATGAAGCTTTGCACGAAACACTTTCAAAATTGCTGAAAGCCAACGGCTGTGTGTATTTGGCTAGCAAAGCACATTATTTTGGGTGTGGAGGTGGGGTCCAGCTCTTTACAGAATTTGTCAAAAAGAAAAACGTGTTCAGCTCTAGAAGTGTTAAAGTTATTGACAAGGGGCTGAAACGAGTTATCATTGAACTGGTGTTTAAGAATCCCGATTGA
- the LOC143835106 gene encoding 14 kDa phosphohistidine phosphatase-like — protein sequence MSAPRLCVFGLSVGSRSAGLLWPRGHLRGWQRPLALRGAPPGRRPAMAAAGQLSSVAEVEIDPDGTFKYILVRVQQEADKHRDIVRGTAAAEFHNHIFEKVNPEMEKLGFVCKCLGGGKIEHNSKEKKIRVFGLSTGYGKADHAVTVELLKRAYKDYEISWSDDKK from the exons ATGAGCGCCCCGCGGCTGTGCGTTTTCGGGCTCTCGGTGGGCTCCCGCTCGGCGGGACTTCTGTGGCCCCGCGGCCATCTTAGGGGCTGGCAGAGGCCTCTCGCCCTGCGCGGCGCTCCCCCGGGAAGACGTCCAGCCATGGCGGCGGCCGGGCAGCTGAGCTCGGTGGCCGAGGTGGAGATAGACCCGGACGGCACCTTCAAGTACATTCTCGTGCGGGTGCAGCAGGAGGCCGACAAGCACCGCGATATCGTCCGGGGCACCGCCGCCGCCGAGTTCCACA ATCACATATTTGAAAAAGTAAATCCTGAAATGGAGAAACTAGGTTTTGTATGCAAGTGccttggagggggaaaaattGAGCATAAtagtaaagaaaagaaaatccgtGTATTTGGTCTTTCTACA GGATATGGAAAAGCTGATCACGCTGTGACGGTGGAACTACTGAAGAGAGCTTATAAGGACTATGAAATTAGTTGGTCCGATGACAAGAAGTGA